The Altererythrobacter sp. ZODW24 genome window below encodes:
- the trmFO gene encoding methylenetetrahydrofolate--tRNA-(uracil(54)-C(5))-methyltransferase (FADH(2)-oxidizing) TrmFO: protein MADQTAAYDIHIIGGGLAGSEAAWQLAQRGVKVRLSEMRGAGHMTAAHQTDGLAELVCSNSFRSDDDERNAVGLLHHEMRRLDSIVMRAGEVARVPAGSAMAVDRDLFSAEVQKALEAHPNITVVREQIETLPSQGPTIVATGPLTAAALAQSIGGATGQDALAFFDAIAPIIHHDSINMDICWMASRWDKTTEASNPEGDYINCPMDKEQYLAFHQGLLDAEKTEFKEWEANTPYFDACMPVEVMASRGVDTLRYGPMKPVGLDNPHMATEEFPKGRWAHAVVQLRQDNKLGTLWNMVGFQTKMKHGAQVELFRTIPGLENAEFARLGGLHRNTFLNSPTVLDRQLRLKSAPHIRFAGQITGCEGYVESSAVGLLAGMMAAAELGGREWSPPPHSSAMGALLSHITGDAEADTYQPMNVNFGLFPPLHDVHKKQRKEAYTSRGKADFGEWLKSAELVAA, encoded by the coding sequence ATGGCAGATCAGACAGCAGCTTACGACATTCATATCATCGGCGGGGGGCTCGCAGGTTCTGAGGCGGCTTGGCAATTGGCGCAACGAGGCGTGAAAGTGCGCCTGTCTGAAATGCGCGGTGCCGGCCATATGACAGCGGCGCATCAGACCGATGGCTTGGCTGAACTGGTCTGCTCAAACAGCTTCCGGTCCGACGATGATGAGCGAAACGCAGTGGGTCTGTTGCATCATGAAATGCGGCGGTTGGATTCGATTGTAATGCGCGCCGGCGAAGTGGCTCGTGTTCCAGCTGGTTCGGCTATGGCTGTGGATCGTGATTTGTTTTCCGCCGAGGTTCAGAAGGCACTTGAGGCCCATCCGAACATCACTGTTGTGCGGGAGCAGATCGAAACGCTTCCATCGCAGGGTCCGACAATCGTCGCTACTGGACCTCTCACGGCGGCGGCGCTGGCCCAGAGTATCGGAGGCGCGACAGGGCAAGACGCCCTCGCCTTCTTCGACGCGATTGCGCCGATCATTCACCATGACAGCATCAATATGGATATTTGCTGGATGGCGAGCCGGTGGGACAAAACCACCGAAGCCTCCAATCCCGAAGGCGATTACATCAACTGCCCGATGGATAAGGAGCAATATCTCGCCTTCCATCAGGGCCTGCTTGATGCGGAAAAGACCGAGTTCAAGGAATGGGAAGCGAACACACCCTATTTCGATGCCTGTATGCCGGTCGAAGTCATGGCTTCACGCGGTGTCGACACATTGCGTTATGGTCCGATGAAGCCAGTCGGTCTCGACAATCCGCATATGGCGACCGAGGAATTTCCGAAGGGACGCTGGGCCCATGCGGTGGTTCAATTGCGGCAGGATAACAAACTTGGCACGCTGTGGAATATGGTCGGCTTCCAAACCAAGATGAAGCACGGCGCGCAGGTCGAGTTGTTCCGCACAATTCCAGGTCTAGAGAATGCCGAATTCGCGCGGCTCGGCGGTCTGCATCGCAATACGTTCCTCAACTCGCCTACGGTGTTGGATCGTCAGTTACGGCTGAAATCCGCACCGCATATTCGCTTTGCTGGCCAGATTACAGGTTGTGAAGGCTACGTGGAAAGCAGTGCGGTGGGCTTGCTTGCTGGGATGATGGCTGCTGCTGAATTGGGCGGCCGCGAATGGTCCCCTCCCCCGCATAGTAGCGCGATGGGCGCGTTGCTGTCCCACATTACCGGCGATGCAGAGGCCGACACCTACCAGCCCATGAATGTCAATTTCGGTTTGTTTCCGCCACTTCATGATGTTCACAAGAAGCAGCGCAAGGAAGCCTACACTTCGCGCGGCAAGGCTGACTTCGGAGAATGGTTGAAGAGCGCCGAACTTGTTGCTGCATAA
- a CDS encoding EF-hand domain-containing protein codes for MNRLILGALLTLALLGVGLFWLQGRAQTEEGAPPPIPVEEAEPVEESLPTAEDTNAVGPAPPEATELTREQRRFYRYDRNRDQTITRNEMLSTRSKAFRKLDVDGNNLLSFEEWAVATAKKFDGADRNGNAELTPAEFATTRPKPAKKKPACRC; via the coding sequence ATGAACCGGTTGATTTTAGGAGCACTTCTAACGCTAGCTTTGCTCGGCGTTGGATTATTCTGGCTGCAAGGCCGCGCACAAACCGAAGAAGGCGCACCGCCGCCCATTCCGGTTGAGGAGGCGGAACCCGTTGAAGAAAGTCTGCCGACTGCCGAAGATACCAACGCTGTTGGCCCTGCGCCTCCAGAAGCCACCGAACTCACCCGGGAGCAGCGCCGGTTTTACCGTTACGACCGTAACCGCGATCAAACGATCACTCGTAATGAAATGCTCAGCACGCGAAGCAAGGCGTTTCGCAAGCTCGACGTTGACGGCAATAATCTGTTGTCGTTCGAGGAATGGGCAGTTGCGACAGCCAAGAAGTTTGATGGCGCCGATCGCAACGGCAACGCAGAATTGACGCCTGCCGAATTCGCAACAACCCGGCCGAAGCCCGCGAAGAAAAAACCCGCCTGTCGTTGCTAG
- a CDS encoding TadE/TadG family type IV pilus assembly protein, which translates to MPTFLQRLASDRAGNTLALMAAAIFPLMAMVGGGVDMGRSYLSQSRLQQACDAGVLAARKRLGTEAAITGSIPTDAAATGQRFFNMNFRDGAYGTQDRTFAMTLTEDFGISGQAAVIVPTAVMHMFGYDQVPVEVTCNAQLNASNTDIMMVLDVTGSMDATNPGDTAPRIEAMRGTIKSFYQQMNAAVGSSTRLRFGFVPYSTNVNVGHLLQDSWVVDDWSYQSRETTLSKNISTRTYYRNWSQVSGTRSEVIEVENYPATLHEGTAVDEGEGGGIGTEDYYSCDTPAPADDLDRTDELLDTATYAFVGPPAGVQTVESRRRTDTGTDYWLSRVGETCLIRKRVSDNYVETYEKVTEPFEQTARNYTYDQLELDVRDWRSTSNGCVEERETYEIDDYGAVDLSRALDLDLDMVPTSDNATRWRPMFPDIIFARQMEYDGTGDFDTRKKVTEDEYVNPETIGLASCPAEAKKLSVMSEGELTTYLNSLTPVGQTYHDTGMIWGGRLISPTGLFAAENADVSSSLPSTRHLIFLTDGETEPYDLGYSSYGMEPLDQRRWNESSPLSLRDTVEARFAFACDEVKRKNVTVWVVAFGTTLNPVFQDCAGSGHYFEAADADELNDTFAKIAGSLAELRITN; encoded by the coding sequence ATGCCCACGTTTTTGCAGCGGCTTGCTAGCGACCGGGCGGGTAACACGCTTGCCCTGATGGCAGCGGCGATTTTCCCGCTGATGGCGATGGTTGGCGGCGGCGTCGATATGGGGCGGTCGTATTTATCGCAAAGCCGTTTGCAGCAGGCCTGCGATGCCGGGGTGCTCGCGGCGCGGAAGCGCCTTGGAACGGAAGCAGCGATTACTGGCAGCATTCCAACTGACGCTGCGGCGACCGGTCAACGCTTCTTCAATATGAATTTCCGTGACGGTGCCTATGGCACCCAAGATCGCACTTTCGCGATGACCTTGACCGAGGATTTCGGAATTTCTGGCCAAGCCGCCGTGATTGTCCCGACCGCTGTCATGCATATGTTCGGTTATGACCAAGTGCCAGTCGAGGTGACCTGCAATGCGCAGCTCAACGCCAGCAACACCGATATCATGATGGTGCTCGACGTTACCGGATCAATGGACGCTACCAATCCCGGCGACACTGCGCCTCGAATCGAAGCGATGCGAGGAACAATCAAATCGTTCTATCAGCAAATGAACGCCGCTGTCGGTTCATCGACGCGTTTGCGGTTCGGCTTCGTCCCCTACTCGACCAATGTGAATGTCGGCCATTTGTTACAAGACAGCTGGGTTGTCGACGACTGGAGTTATCAATCGCGCGAAACGACGCTCAGCAAAAACATCTCAACGCGAACCTATTACCGAAACTGGAGCCAGGTCAGTGGTACCCGTTCAGAAGTCATCGAAGTAGAAAACTATCCAGCAACATTGCATGAAGGCACAGCCGTCGACGAAGGCGAAGGCGGCGGGATAGGCACTGAAGACTATTATTCCTGCGACACACCTGCCCCCGCCGACGACCTTGATCGTACCGATGAGCTTCTCGACACGGCGACTTATGCATTTGTCGGCCCACCAGCAGGTGTTCAAACAGTTGAGTCGAGGCGTAGAACCGACACCGGCACCGATTACTGGCTTAGCCGAGTTGGCGAAACATGCTTAATCCGGAAGCGCGTTTCAGACAATTATGTAGAAACCTATGAGAAGGTAACCGAACCTTTTGAGCAGACCGCACGCAACTACACCTATGATCAACTCGAACTAGATGTTCGAGATTGGCGCAGCACCTCCAATGGCTGTGTCGAAGAACGCGAAACCTATGAAATCGACGATTACGGCGCAGTAGATCTGTCGCGTGCGCTCGATCTCGATTTGGATATGGTCCCAACTAGTGACAATGCGACGCGCTGGCGTCCGATGTTCCCCGACATAATCTTTGCGCGCCAGATGGAGTATGACGGCACAGGTGATTTTGACACCAGAAAAAAAGTAACAGAGGACGAATACGTCAATCCTGAAACTATCGGCTTGGCATCTTGCCCCGCTGAAGCAAAAAAGCTGAGCGTGATGAGCGAAGGCGAACTCACGACATATTTGAATTCACTAACGCCAGTTGGTCAGACTTATCATGATACCGGAATGATTTGGGGTGGGCGGCTGATATCGCCAACGGGACTGTTTGCGGCCGAAAATGCAGATGTAAGTTCGTCGCTCCCATCGACACGCCATCTGATCTTCCTGACGGATGGTGAAACCGAACCTTATGATCTCGGCTATTCGAGCTATGGCATGGAGCCGCTTGACCAGCGCCGGTGGAACGAATCCTCACCATTGAGCCTCCGCGATACCGTTGAAGCGCGCTTTGCGTTTGCCTGCGACGAAGTGAAGCGCAAAAATGTTACAGTGTGGGTGGTAGCATTCGGCACCACGCTGAACCCGGTGTTCCAGGATTGCGCCGGGTCAGGCCACTATTTCGAAGCGGCTGATGCGGATGAGCTGAACGATACATTCGCAAAGATCGCGGGTTCGCTGGCTGAACTCAGGATCACAAATTGA
- a CDS encoding TadE family protein has product MIGAQFLIVMRREVAGNTVVEFAMIAPVLVGFLLGIFDIGSNLYTATQLEGAIQKAARDSTIEGAAGRSAAIDANVSAAVHEIASGATVTFSRTAYTNYESISRPEDFNDIDENGVCDNGEPFEDSNRNGQWDLDRGAEGSGGARDAVLYKVNVTYTRIFPVASLLGLSDKHNVEAITVLRNQPYGTQTSPSVGSCV; this is encoded by the coding sequence TTGATCGGGGCACAATTCCTTATTGTTATGCGCCGCGAAGTCGCAGGCAACACGGTCGTGGAATTTGCCATGATCGCACCTGTGCTCGTGGGCTTTCTGCTAGGCATTTTCGACATTGGATCGAACCTTTACACGGCGACCCAGCTAGAGGGTGCGATCCAAAAGGCAGCGCGCGATTCGACGATTGAAGGGGCGGCAGGCCGCTCCGCAGCGATCGACGCAAATGTATCCGCCGCGGTGCATGAAATTGCCTCCGGTGCTACCGTAACCTTTAGCCGAACGGCCTATACCAACTACGAGAGCATCTCGCGGCCCGAAGACTTCAATGACATTGATGAAAACGGGGTCTGCGATAACGGAGAGCCGTTTGAGGATTCCAATCGCAACGGACAATGGGACTTGGACCGAGGCGCCGAAGGGTCTGGTGGAGCGCGTGACGCAGTTCTTTATAAGGTTAATGTCACTTACACCCGCATCTTCCCGGTAGCATCTCTGCTGGGCCTTTCCGACAAGCATAATGTCGAAGCCATTACCGTGTTACGCAATCAGCCTTACGGAACGCAAACCTCACCGAGTGTGGGGAGCTGTGTATGA
- a CDS encoding pilus assembly protein, protein MIQKTPKQNLLKRLRASQSGLALTEFALSMPLMMTASMWGFETANQAIVQMEISQLAIHMADNASRIGDTSLLQNRKIYESDINDVFVGANIQAGSKIDFLGNGRAIISSLEVVDGTTDQQYIAWQRCAGELEHASSYGNQGDGYATGIDGLGKGTDKVYAFAGEAVMFVEVAYTYQPLISDLFTSVDELTAIAAFTVRADRDLSQVYQRDPSSPDPIASCSVTP, encoded by the coding sequence ATGATCCAGAAAACTCCAAAACAGAACCTGTTGAAGCGTTTGCGCGCTTCGCAATCGGGCCTGGCCCTTACCGAATTCGCCTTATCGATGCCGCTCATGATGACAGCAAGCATGTGGGGGTTTGAAACCGCCAATCAGGCGATTGTGCAGATGGAAATCAGCCAATTGGCGATCCATATGGCCGATAACGCCTCGCGGATCGGTGATACGTCATTGCTGCAGAACCGCAAAATATATGAAAGCGACATCAACGACGTGTTTGTTGGTGCGAACATCCAAGCCGGTTCGAAAATCGACTTTCTGGGGAATGGCCGCGCTATCATCAGTAGCCTTGAAGTGGTCGATGGGACGACAGACCAGCAGTATATTGCTTGGCAGCGCTGTGCTGGCGAACTCGAGCATGCATCAAGCTACGGCAATCAAGGGGACGGATATGCAACCGGCATTGATGGCTTGGGTAAAGGCACTGACAAGGTCTATGCCTTCGCCGGCGAAGCCGTGATGTTTGTCGAAGTTGCTTACACTTACCAACCGCTGATTTCTGACCTGTTTACCAGCGTCGACGAACTTACGGCTATCGCCGCATTCACAGTTCGTGCCGACCGTGATCTGTCACAGGTTTACCAGCGCGACCCGTCCTCGCCTGATCCGATTGCGAGCTGCTCCGTTACCCCTTGA
- a CDS encoding pyruvate dehydrogenase complex E1 component subunit beta, producing MAVELKMPALSPTMEEGTLAKWLVKEGDEVATGDILAEIETDKATMEFEAIDDGVVGQLLVAEGTENVAVGTVIATLSGDGDDAAPAPAPAAAAPAPTPAPAAEAPKPAASKPKADPEVPHGTNMASVTVREALRDAMAEEMRRDDRVFVMGEEVAEYQGAYKVTQGLLDEFGPKRVIDTPITEYGFAGIGAGAAMGGLRPIVEFMTFNFAMQAIDHIINSAAKTNYMSGGQMRCPVVFRGPNGAASRVGAQHSQNYAPWYASVPGLIVIAPYDSSDAKGLMKAAIRCEDPVVFLENELVYGRTYELPEMDDHVLPIGKARIMREGTDVTIVSYSIAVGLALEAAEELAGEGIEAEVIDLRTLRPLDKEAILTSLAKTNRLIIAEEGWPTCSIASEVATICMEEGFDHLDAPVLRVTDEDVPLPYAANLEKLALIDTPRIVAAVKNVCYRD from the coding sequence ATGGCTGTCGAACTTAAAATGCCCGCCCTTTCTCCCACAATGGAAGAAGGCACGCTTGCCAAATGGCTGGTCAAAGAAGGCGACGAAGTTGCGACCGGTGACATTCTCGCTGAGATCGAAACTGACAAAGCGACCATGGAATTCGAAGCAATCGATGACGGTGTTGTCGGACAGCTGCTCGTCGCCGAAGGCACCGAGAACGTCGCAGTCGGTACTGTAATCGCAACTCTGTCAGGCGATGGCGATGATGCAGCACCTGCCCCTGCTCCAGCGGCTGCGGCCCCAGCGCCTACACCTGCGCCAGCAGCAGAGGCACCCAAGCCTGCTGCTTCAAAGCCAAAGGCTGACCCTGAAGTTCCGCACGGCACGAACATGGCCAGCGTTACAGTCCGCGAAGCATTGCGCGACGCAATGGCAGAAGAAATGCGCCGTGATGACCGCGTGTTTGTGATGGGTGAGGAAGTCGCTGAGTACCAAGGCGCTTATAAAGTCACGCAGGGCCTGCTCGACGAATTCGGTCCCAAGCGGGTGATCGATACGCCGATTACCGAATACGGCTTTGCCGGTATCGGTGCTGGAGCCGCAATGGGCGGCCTGCGTCCTATCGTCGAGTTCATGACCTTCAACTTCGCCATGCAGGCGATAGATCACATCATCAATTCCGCCGCGAAGACCAACTATATGTCCGGCGGCCAAATGCGCTGCCCGGTCGTGTTCCGTGGCCCCAACGGCGCGGCAAGCCGCGTTGGCGCGCAGCACAGTCAGAACTATGCGCCGTGGTATGCTAGCGTGCCCGGCCTGATCGTGATTGCACCCTATGACTCGTCCGATGCGAAGGGCCTGATGAAGGCCGCAATCCGCTGCGAAGACCCCGTAGTCTTCCTCGAGAATGAGCTGGTTTACGGGCGCACTTACGAGTTGCCTGAAATGGATGACCACGTGCTACCAATCGGCAAGGCGCGGATCATGCGTGAAGGCACGGATGTGACTATCGTATCTTACTCCATCGCCGTCGGCTTGGCGCTCGAAGCAGCAGAAGAACTGGCGGGCGAGGGCATCGAAGCTGAAGTGATCGACCTGCGCACGTTGCGTCCGCTCGACAAGGAAGCGATCCTGACCAGCCTCGCCAAGACGAACCGCTTGATCATCGCCGAAGAGGGCTGGCCGACTTGTTCAATCGCATCGGAAGTCGCGACGATCTGTATGGAAGAAGGCTTCGACCATCTGGATGCGCCGGTGCTTCGCGTAACGGACGAAGACGTGCCGCTGCCTTACGCTGCAAATCTTGAGAAGCTCGCGCTGATCGACACGCCGCGTATCGTCGCTGCGGTCAAGAACGTTTGCTACCGGGACTAG
- the pdhA gene encoding pyruvate dehydrogenase (acetyl-transferring) E1 component subunit alpha codes for MSSLQEAHVKDGRFKASDDELMEFYEQMLLIRRFEEKAGQLYGLGLIGGFCHLYIGQEAVAVGLQSALKPGEDSVITGYRDHGHMLAYGLDPKVIMAELTGRDAGISKGKGGSMHMFSSEKKFFGGHGIVGAQVPLGAGLAFGHKYREDGGVCMAYFGDGAANQGQVYETFNMASLWNLPIIFVIENNGYAMGTAVKRSSAETEFYRRGAAFLIPGMDVDGMDVLAVRSAAEIAVEHVRSGKGPVLMELNTYRYRGHSMSDPAKYRTRDEVQEQRSKNDPIERAKAELIERGKTEDDLKAIDKRIRATVAEAADFAESSPEPEPKELYTDILVGDY; via the coding sequence CTGAGCAGCTTGCAGGAAGCCCATGTTAAGGACGGCCGCTTCAAAGCAAGCGATGACGAGCTGATGGAATTCTATGAGCAGATGCTGCTCATCCGCCGGTTTGAGGAAAAGGCAGGCCAGCTATATGGCCTCGGCCTGATCGGCGGTTTCTGCCATCTCTACATTGGTCAGGAGGCTGTCGCAGTCGGCCTGCAGTCAGCCCTGAAGCCAGGCGAAGACAGCGTAATTACGGGTTACCGCGATCACGGGCATATGCTCGCATACGGCCTCGACCCCAAAGTCATCATGGCGGAATTGACCGGCCGCGATGCCGGTATCTCAAAGGGTAAGGGCGGCTCGATGCACATGTTTTCGTCGGAGAAGAAGTTCTTCGGCGGGCACGGCATTGTCGGCGCGCAAGTGCCGCTGGGTGCTGGCCTCGCATTCGGTCACAAATACCGCGAAGATGGCGGCGTTTGCATGGCGTATTTCGGCGACGGTGCAGCGAACCAGGGCCAAGTCTATGAAACGTTTAACATGGCCAGCCTGTGGAACCTGCCGATCATCTTTGTGATCGAGAATAACGGTTACGCGATGGGAACAGCGGTAAAGCGCAGCAGCGCGGAAACCGAGTTCTATCGCCGCGGGGCAGCCTTCCTGATCCCCGGTATGGATGTCGACGGCATGGACGTGCTGGCAGTGCGCTCGGCCGCAGAGATTGCAGTCGAACATGTGCGCAGCGGCAAGGGTCCCGTGCTGATGGAACTCAACACCTATCGCTATCGCGGCCACTCCATGTCCGATCCCGCCAAATATCGCACCCGCGATGAAGTGCAGGAACAGCGCAGCAAGAATGATCCGATCGAGCGGGCCAAAGCCGAACTGATCGAACGCGGAAAGACCGAAGACGATTTGAAAGCCATCGACAAACGCATCCGTGCGACCGTTGCGGAAGCAGCCGACTTTGCCGAAAGCTCGCCGGAGCCGGAACCGAAAGAACTCTACACAGACATTCTGGTGGGGGACTACTGA
- a CDS encoding septum formation initiator family protein, with the protein MKRNPKPPRHPRDKVSQGMALLGLLLMGGFAFAGPSGVLAWGENVRLLEQRNAQIATLQVQTAELRNRTDLLDPSNADPDLVGELLRSNLGFVHPDEVVIELD; encoded by the coding sequence ATGAAACGCAATCCCAAACCTCCGCGCCATCCGCGCGACAAAGTCAGTCAGGGCATGGCTCTGCTTGGCTTGCTGCTGATGGGCGGGTTTGCGTTTGCTGGCCCGAGCGGCGTTTTGGCATGGGGCGAAAATGTCCGCCTGCTGGAACAGCGCAATGCACAAATTGCGACGCTACAGGTTCAGACTGCTGAACTTCGCAACCGCACCGATTTGCTCGATCCCAGCAATGCCGACCCGGATCTGGTTGGCGAATTGCTGCGCAGCAATTTGGGATTTGTGCATCCTGATGAAGTCGTCATCGAACTCGATTGA
- the hppD gene encoding 4-hydroxyphenylpyruvate dioxygenase codes for MADLFENPLGLDGFDFVEFSAPEKGKLEPVFESMGFMRIASHRSKDVQLWRQGGINLIANYEARSPAAYFSAEHGPSACGMGFRVKDAVAAYEAAIERGAEPVPVKTGPMELNIPGIRGIGNSIIYFVDRYDGAPMGNLSIYDIDFVYEEGVDRNPVGAGMKVIDHLTHNVYQGRMAHWAEFYERIFNFREIRYFDIKGEYTGLTSKAMTAPDGKIRIPLNEEGANGGGQIEEYLREYNGEGIQHIALACDDLYSSWDQLNEYGTPFASAPPATYYEQLEERLPGHGEDVEGLKRRGILLDGSTENNDPRLLLQIFGQTSIGPVFFEFIQRKKDEGFGEGNFTALFKSIEADQMKRGALKTEEPAE; via the coding sequence ATGGCCGATCTTTTTGAAAACCCGCTTGGCCTCGACGGCTTTGACTTTGTCGAATTCAGCGCACCTGAGAAAGGCAAGCTAGAGCCTGTTTTTGAAAGCATGGGTTTCATGCGGATTGCATCACACCGTTCAAAAGACGTGCAGCTGTGGCGCCAAGGCGGCATCAATCTGATCGCCAACTATGAAGCGCGTAGCCCGGCCGCATATTTCTCAGCTGAACACGGCCCATCCGCTTGCGGTATGGGCTTCCGGGTAAAGGATGCTGTTGCAGCATACGAGGCGGCAATCGAACGCGGCGCTGAGCCCGTCCCTGTCAAAACAGGCCCGATGGAACTGAACATCCCCGGCATTCGCGGCATCGGTAACTCGATCATCTATTTCGTGGACCGCTATGATGGCGCGCCAATGGGCAACCTGTCGATCTATGACATCGACTTCGTTTACGAAGAAGGCGTCGATCGGAACCCCGTCGGTGCTGGCATGAAGGTGATCGATCACCTCACGCACAACGTCTATCAAGGACGTATGGCGCATTGGGCCGAATTCTACGAACGCATATTCAACTTCCGCGAGATCCGTTACTTCGACATCAAGGGCGAATATACTGGTCTGACGTCGAAGGCGATGACAGCACCCGATGGTAAGATCCGTATCCCGCTGAATGAAGAAGGCGCGAATGGCGGTGGCCAGATCGAAGAATATTTGCGCGAGTATAACGGCGAAGGCATCCAGCACATCGCTCTGGCATGCGACGATCTCTATTCCTCATGGGACCAGCTCAACGAATATGGCACGCCTTTCGCGAGCGCCCCGCCCGCGACATACTACGAGCAGTTAGAAGAGCGCTTGCCCGGCCACGGCGAAGATGTCGAAGGCCTAAAGCGCCGCGGCATTCTGCTGGACGGTTCGACCGAAAACAATGACCCGCGCCTTCTGTTGCAGATTTTTGGACAGACATCTATCGGCCCCGTGTTCTTCGAATTCATCCAGCGCAAGAAGGATGAAGGCTTCGGCGAAGGTAATTTTACCGCGCTGTTCAAGAGCATTGAAGCCGACCAAATGAAGCGCGGCGCCTTGAAGACAGAGGAGCCGGCTGAGTGA
- a CDS encoding VOC family protein: protein MSTNPIKLGGVHHAAYRCKDAKETVEWYDRILGMEYVSAFSEDTVPSTGEHDPYMHVFLDAGNNNVLAFFELPTQKDMGRDENTPAWVQHLAFRVASEDALLAAKAHIESEGVDVLGPTHHGIFKSIYFFDPNGHRVELATDIGTDEQYAELKRVAMPMLEEWSETKKAPRHADWLHSANK, encoded by the coding sequence GTGAGCACGAATCCGATCAAATTGGGCGGCGTCCACCACGCGGCCTATCGCTGTAAAGATGCCAAGGAGACGGTCGAGTGGTACGACCGTATTCTGGGCATGGAGTATGTCTCGGCGTTCTCGGAAGACACCGTGCCATCAACTGGCGAACATGATCCGTACATGCATGTGTTCCTTGATGCGGGGAACAACAACGTTCTCGCGTTTTTCGAACTGCCGACGCAGAAAGACATGGGACGCGACGAGAACACACCTGCCTGGGTTCAGCATCTGGCGTTCCGTGTCGCGTCTGAAGACGCGCTGCTCGCGGCAAAAGCGCATATCGAGAGCGAGGGCGTCGACGTGCTCGGCCCGACGCATCACGGTATCTTCAAATCGATCTACTTCTTCGATCCGAACGGCCACCGCGTAGAGTTGGCGACCGACATTGGTACCGATGAGCAATATGCGGAACTGAAGCGTGTCGCTATGCCAATGCTCGAAGAATGGAGCGAGACGAAGAAGGCTCCTCGCCACGCTGACTGGCTCCACTCAGCCAATAAGTAA
- a CDS encoding mechanosensitive ion channel family protein: MNPILILQDQLEDMGAAAIAALPTLGIAIVILVITAFIARFAVKIADKLAGKTEVRPSLRNLIDTLVKLAIWLFGLMAALIVAMPGFTPTSLIAGLGIGAVAIGFAFQDIFENFLAGVLIMLREKMRIGDVIECEGIVGKVEHITLRETYVRKLSGEVTLVPNSILFKNPVEILTDETQRRHEVVAGVSYDTDLDQAADVIRTAVLSVDAVIEDKGVDVFACEFNSSSVDFKVRWWAGSKPRDGHESRDAVIRAIKRALDEAGIEIPFPYVTHTFKEPVPIKGRGED; encoded by the coding sequence GTGAATCCGATTTTGATACTGCAAGACCAGCTCGAAGATATGGGGGCGGCCGCGATTGCTGCTCTTCCCACGCTCGGCATTGCGATTGTCATACTGGTCATTACGGCTTTCATTGCCCGCTTTGCAGTCAAGATCGCTGATAAGCTTGCTGGCAAAACGGAAGTCCGCCCCAGCCTCAGGAATCTGATCGATACGCTGGTGAAGTTAGCCATTTGGCTGTTTGGCTTGATGGCTGCCCTGATCGTAGCAATGCCCGGTTTCACGCCGACCAGCCTGATTGCCGGACTGGGTATTGGCGCGGTTGCAATCGGTTTTGCATTCCAGGATATTTTCGAGAACTTCCTCGCTGGTGTTTTGATTATGTTGCGCGAGAAAATGCGCATTGGCGATGTGATCGAATGCGAAGGTATTGTCGGTAAGGTTGAGCATATCACATTGCGCGAAACTTACGTTCGGAAGCTGTCGGGCGAAGTTACTTTGGTGCCGAACTCGATCTTGTTTAAAAACCCGGTGGAAATTCTTACCGACGAAACGCAGCGGCGCCATGAAGTTGTAGCGGGCGTATCCTATGACACTGACCTGGATCAGGCAGCAGATGTAATTCGCACTGCCGTGCTCAGCGTGGATGCAGTTATTGAAGACAAAGGCGTTGATGTCTTCGCTTGCGAGTTCAATTCAAGTTCTGTCGATTTCAAAGTGCGCTGGTGGGCCGGTTCAAAACCCCGCGACGGACATGAAAGCCGCGACGCGGTAATCCGGGCAATCAAACGCGCGCTCGACGAGGCGGGGATCGAAATTCCGTTCCCTTATGTCACGCATACTTTCAAGGAGCCTGTGCCGATCAAGGGGCGCGGCGAGGACTAA